The Nocardiopsis dassonvillei subsp. dassonvillei DSM 43111 genome contains a region encoding:
- a CDS encoding ABC transporter ATP-binding protein, whose product MPTETPAATPDPAPRGPASATPAEPVLSIRGLRVDYPVRGRSRRGPRHVRAVAGVDLDVYPGETLGLVGESGCGKTTLGSSVMRARPEASGEIRYRASDGRVLEALALPRGDTAAYRREVRMVFQDPQSSLNPRMTLRDIVGEPLRMLLGLRGQELEARVREVMERVGLHPDHLRRHPHAFSGGQRQRVAIARALVPGPRLVVADEAVSALDTSVRSQILNLLQDLQDDLGLTYLFVSHDLSVVEHVCDRVAVMYLGRIVEVAPTDELFGRPRHPYTEALISAVPIPDPRLRGTRERVRLTGEVPDPSRPPSGCPFHPRCRYATGLCAAEEPAPRTVAPGRTVACHHAGELDLAGITADSAPGTATTGPPARATREPPTRQEQES is encoded by the coding sequence ATGCCGACTGAGACACCGGCCGCGACGCCGGACCCCGCGCCGCGCGGACCCGCGTCCGCCACCCCGGCCGAACCCGTCCTGAGCATCCGCGGCCTGCGGGTGGACTACCCCGTGCGCGGACGCTCGCGGCGCGGCCCCCGCCACGTGCGGGCCGTGGCCGGGGTGGACCTGGACGTGTACCCGGGCGAGACCCTCGGCCTGGTCGGGGAGTCCGGGTGCGGCAAGACCACCCTGGGTTCGAGCGTCATGCGGGCCCGCCCGGAGGCCTCGGGGGAGATCCGCTACCGCGCCTCCGACGGCCGCGTCCTGGAGGCCCTGGCGCTGCCCCGCGGCGACACCGCCGCCTACCGGCGGGAGGTGCGGATGGTCTTCCAGGACCCGCAGTCCTCCCTCAACCCCCGGATGACCCTGCGCGACATCGTCGGCGAGCCGCTGCGGATGCTGCTGGGGCTGCGCGGACAGGAGCTGGAGGCGCGCGTGCGCGAGGTCATGGAACGGGTGGGGCTGCACCCCGACCACCTGCGCCGCCACCCGCACGCGTTCTCCGGGGGCCAGCGCCAGCGGGTGGCCATCGCCCGCGCCCTGGTCCCGGGCCCGCGCCTGGTCGTGGCCGACGAGGCGGTCAGCGCCCTGGACACCTCCGTGCGCTCGCAGATCCTCAACCTCCTCCAGGACCTCCAGGACGACCTGGGCCTGACCTACCTGTTCGTCTCGCACGACCTGTCGGTGGTCGAGCACGTGTGCGACCGGGTCGCGGTGATGTACCTCGGCCGGATCGTGGAGGTCGCGCCCACCGACGAGCTGTTCGGGCGGCCGAGGCACCCCTACACCGAGGCGCTGATCTCCGCGGTGCCCATCCCCGACCCGCGGCTGCGCGGCACCCGCGAGCGCGTCCGGCTCACCGGCGAGGTGCCCGACCCCTCGCGGCCGCCGTCCGGCTGCCCCTTCCACCCCCGGTGCCGGTACGCCACCGGCCTGTGCGCCGCCGAGGAGCCCGCGCCGCGCACCGTCGCGCCCGGCCGCACGGTGGCGTGCCACCACGCCGGGGAACTCGACCTGGCCGGGATCACCGCGGACTCCGCGCCCGGCACCGCGACCACCGGTCCCCCGGCCCGCGCGACGCGGGAACCCCCCACGAGGCAGGAGCAGGAATCATGA
- a CDS encoding ABC transporter ATP-binding protein gives MAAVAAQTRDDVVLDIRGLRTHFTTDDAVVRAVDGVDLAVRRGSTLCVVGESGCGKSAMARSVLRLVEPPGEVVGGRILLHPEQGGGQPVDLAALHPTGREIRAVRGREVAMVFQEPMSSLSLVHTVGNQIGESLRVHHRVSRREARERSVDLLERVRVPGAGRVVDSYPFQLSGGMRQRVMIAAALACGPRVLIADEPTTALDVTTQAQILDLFADLRRDTGMGLLFITHDMGVVAEMADEVAVMYLGTVVEQGPVDEIFHDPRHPYTRALLEAVPRIGAARSRRLPTIRGAIPDPGSQPTGCVFRTRCPQAVEGLCDTTVPPVTAPGPGRRVRCLLEGGVPAPGGAGAEPTSEETVDAD, from the coding sequence GTGGCCGCCGTGGCGGCCCAGACCCGCGACGACGTGGTCCTGGACATCCGGGGCCTTCGGACCCACTTCACCACCGACGACGCCGTGGTGCGCGCCGTGGACGGGGTGGACCTGGCGGTCCGCCGGGGCAGCACGCTGTGCGTGGTCGGCGAGAGCGGCTGCGGCAAGAGCGCCATGGCCCGCTCGGTGCTGCGGCTGGTGGAGCCGCCCGGCGAGGTGGTGGGCGGCCGGATCCTGCTGCACCCGGAACAGGGGGGCGGGCAGCCCGTGGACCTGGCCGCCCTGCACCCCACCGGCAGGGAGATCCGCGCGGTGCGCGGCCGCGAGGTGGCCATGGTCTTCCAGGAGCCCATGTCCTCGCTGTCCCTGGTGCACACCGTCGGCAACCAGATCGGCGAGTCCCTGCGCGTGCACCACCGCGTGTCCCGCCGTGAGGCCCGCGAACGCTCCGTGGACCTGCTCGAACGCGTGCGGGTCCCCGGCGCCGGACGCGTCGTGGACTCCTACCCCTTCCAGCTCTCCGGCGGGATGCGCCAGCGGGTCATGATCGCGGCGGCCCTGGCGTGCGGGCCGCGCGTGCTCATCGCCGACGAGCCCACCACCGCGCTGGACGTGACCACCCAGGCACAGATCCTCGACCTGTTCGCCGACCTGCGCCGCGACACCGGCATGGGCCTGCTCTTCATCACCCACGACATGGGCGTGGTCGCGGAGATGGCCGACGAGGTCGCCGTCATGTACCTGGGCACGGTGGTCGAGCAGGGGCCGGTGGACGAGATCTTCCACGACCCCCGCCACCCCTACACCCGCGCCCTGCTGGAGGCGGTCCCCCGGATCGGCGCGGCCCGCTCACGCCGCCTGCCCACCATCCGGGGCGCCATCCCCGACCCCGGGAGCCAGCCCACCGGCTGCGTGTTCCGCACCCGCTGCCCCCAGGCCGTGGAGGGGCTGTGCGACACCACCGTCCCCCCGGTCACCGCCCCCGGCCCCGGCCGCCGGGTGCGCTGCCTCCTGGAGGGCGGCGTCCCGGCCCCAGGCGGCGCGGGCGCCGAACCGACCAGCGAGGAGACCGTCGATGCCGACTGA
- a CDS encoding ABC transporter permease yields the protein MAALPDRPPPPEEPRGATAAGPGGPEAPAAADPRGEAPQRVLVWRRFRRNKLAVTGALVLCALVLVSVFSEFVAPSTPGAYNADRTYAPPQTLRVVDTSDGFDLGMYVYGYQVERDPETLANTYTVDESVKIPVGLFVRGEPYEMWGLIPSDVHLIGASDPDQEVYFLGADRNGRDMASRIVYGTRVSMSIGLAGVALSFVLGLVLGGLSGYLGGRVDNAIQRVIEFLMSIPTIPLWMGLSAAVPREWGSVQTYVAITVLLSLIGWTDLARVVRGRFLSLRQEDFVTAARLDGCGTGRVIARHMLPSFASHIIASLTLAVPFMILAETSLSFLGLGLQAPVVSWGVLLQEAQNIHSIAGAPWLLLPGAAVTVAVLVLNFVGDGVRDAADPYR from the coding sequence ATGGCAGCCCTGCCCGACCGCCCCCCGCCCCCCGAGGAGCCCCGGGGCGCCACCGCCGCCGGACCCGGGGGCCCCGAGGCCCCGGCAGCCGCGGACCCGCGGGGCGAGGCGCCCCAGCGGGTGCTCGTCTGGCGGCGCTTCCGCCGCAACAAGCTGGCCGTCACCGGTGCGCTCGTGCTGTGCGCGCTGGTCCTGGTGTCGGTGTTCTCCGAGTTCGTCGCGCCCAGCACACCGGGCGCCTACAACGCCGATCGCACCTACGCCCCGCCGCAGACGCTGCGCGTCGTGGACACCTCCGACGGGTTCGACCTGGGCATGTACGTGTACGGCTACCAGGTGGAACGCGACCCCGAGACGCTCGCCAACACCTACACCGTCGACGAGTCCGTGAAGATCCCGGTCGGCCTGTTCGTGCGCGGCGAGCCCTACGAGATGTGGGGCCTGATCCCCTCGGACGTCCACCTGATCGGCGCCAGCGACCCGGACCAGGAGGTCTACTTCCTGGGCGCCGACCGCAACGGCCGCGACATGGCATCCCGGATCGTCTACGGCACCCGGGTGTCGATGTCCATCGGCCTGGCCGGGGTCGCGCTGTCCTTCGTCCTGGGACTCGTGCTCGGCGGTCTGTCCGGCTACCTGGGCGGGCGCGTGGACAACGCCATCCAGCGCGTCATCGAGTTCCTGATGTCCATCCCGACGATCCCGCTGTGGATGGGCCTGTCCGCCGCCGTCCCCCGCGAGTGGGGGTCGGTGCAGACCTACGTCGCCATCACCGTGCTCCTGTCGCTCATCGGCTGGACCGACCTGGCACGCGTGGTGCGCGGCCGGTTCCTGTCGCTGCGCCAGGAGGACTTCGTGACGGCCGCCCGGCTGGACGGCTGCGGCACCGGGCGGGTCATCGCCCGCCACATGCTGCCGTCCTTCGCCAGCCACATCATCGCCTCGCTGACCCTGGCCGTGCCGTTCATGATCCTGGCCGAGACCTCACTGTCCTTCCTGGGCCTGGGTCTGCAGGCGCCGGTCGTGAGCTGGGGCGTCCTGCTCCAGGAGGCGCAGAACATCCACTCGATCGCGGGCGCCCCCTGGCTGCTGCTGCCCGGGGCCGCGGTGACGGTGGCGGTGCTGGTGCTCAACTTCGTCGGCGACGGCGTCCGCGACGCCGCCGACCCGTACAGGTGA
- a CDS encoding ABC transporter permease: protein MRRYVIRRLLYMVPTLFAISLVAFLVIQLPPGDFLTAYIAELSAQGQGVDGAQIRALEERYGLDDPFLVQYWNWISGIVLRGDFGQSFQYHREVADLMWDRIGLTLALALVTLLLSWAIAFPIGVYSAVRQYSLGDYAVTFVGFVGLATPNFMLALIFAWVSFRYFGQSVGGIVSREYADAAWNLGKVLDVVSNLWIPVLIIGTAGTAALVRVLRANLLDELRKPYVTTARARGLPEWRVILKYPVRMALSPFISTIGWILPTLVGGEVMVSIVLSLETTGPLLVEALRNQDMYLAGSFILVLGVLTVVGTLLSDLLLAWWDPRIRHHHVERV from the coding sequence GTGCGCCGCTACGTGATCCGCCGCCTGCTGTACATGGTCCCGACCCTGTTCGCGATCTCGCTGGTCGCGTTCCTGGTCATCCAGCTGCCCCCGGGCGACTTCCTCACCGCCTACATCGCCGAGCTGTCCGCGCAGGGGCAGGGCGTGGACGGCGCCCAGATCCGCGCCCTGGAGGAGAGGTACGGACTCGACGACCCCTTCCTCGTCCAGTACTGGAACTGGATCTCGGGGATCGTCCTGCGGGGCGACTTCGGCCAGTCCTTCCAGTACCACCGCGAGGTGGCCGACCTGATGTGGGACCGGATCGGCCTCACCCTGGCACTGGCCCTGGTCACCCTGCTGCTGAGCTGGGCGATCGCCTTCCCGATCGGGGTGTACTCGGCGGTCCGCCAGTACTCGCTGGGCGACTACGCGGTGACGTTCGTCGGGTTCGTCGGCCTGGCCACGCCGAACTTCATGCTCGCGCTGATCTTCGCCTGGGTGTCCTTCCGCTACTTCGGACAGAGCGTGGGCGGCATCGTCTCGCGCGAGTACGCCGACGCCGCCTGGAACCTGGGCAAGGTCCTGGACGTGGTGTCCAACCTGTGGATACCGGTGCTCATCATCGGCACCGCGGGCACGGCCGCGCTCGTGCGCGTGCTGCGCGCCAACCTCCTGGACGAGCTGCGCAAGCCCTACGTCACCACGGCCCGGGCCAGGGGCCTGCCCGAGTGGCGGGTCATCCTCAAGTACCCCGTGCGCATGGCGCTCAGCCCCTTCATCAGCACCATCGGCTGGATCCTGCCCACGCTCGTGGGCGGAGAGGTGATGGTCTCCATCGTGCTGAGCCTGGAGACGACCGGCCCGCTGCTGGTGGAGGCCCTGCGCAACCAGGACATGTACCTGGCCGGGAGCTTCATCCTCGTCCTCGGCGTGCTGACGGTCGTCGGCACCCTGCTGTCCGACCTGCTGCTGGCCTGGTGGGACCCGCGCATCCGCCACCACCACGTCGAGAGGGTGTGA
- a CDS encoding Gfo/Idh/MocA family protein, producing the protein MSTPSPTAGPPAGPVRVALVGTGNIARFHAEALLSLPDRAEVVAAVDVDTRALDAFRSRFAVPAGYTDLAAMLDRERPELVHVCTPPGLHRSQAEACLGAGASVLVEKPPALSLAEAEAMAAAEGGGRGPWMATVFQHRFGSGARRVRALSEAGVLGRPLVASCHTTWFRPQEYFDVPWRGRWETEGGGPTMGHGIHQMDLLLFLLGPWTEVSAVARRQARDVETEDVSLARVDFANGAVASVVNSLVSPREESRIRIDFERATVELVHLYGYGDGNWRVTPAPGFEQEVTAAWEAGEHGTDSGHRAQIARVLEALREGTAPPVSSAESLRTMRLVAGVYASAFEGRPVAPADLGPESPFHARMDGGAVRW; encoded by the coding sequence ATGAGCACCCCCTCCCCGACCGCAGGTCCGCCCGCGGGCCCGGTCCGCGTCGCTCTCGTGGGAACCGGGAACATCGCCCGCTTCCACGCGGAGGCGCTGTTGTCCCTTCCGGACCGGGCCGAGGTCGTCGCCGCCGTCGACGTCGACACCCGCGCCCTGGACGCGTTCCGCTCCCGCTTCGCGGTCCCGGCCGGGTACACCGACCTGGCCGCGATGCTGGACCGGGAGCGTCCGGAACTGGTGCACGTGTGCACACCGCCCGGCCTGCACCGGTCCCAGGCGGAGGCCTGCCTGGGCGCAGGCGCCTCCGTGCTGGTGGAGAAGCCGCCGGCGCTGAGCCTGGCCGAGGCGGAGGCGATGGCGGCGGCCGAGGGGGGCGGTCGCGGTCCGTGGATGGCCACGGTGTTCCAGCACCGCTTCGGCTCGGGCGCCCGCCGGGTGCGGGCGCTGTCGGAGGCCGGTGTGCTGGGGCGGCCCCTGGTGGCGTCCTGCCACACGACGTGGTTCCGACCCCAGGAGTACTTCGACGTGCCCTGGCGCGGCAGGTGGGAGACCGAGGGCGGCGGCCCGACCATGGGGCACGGCATCCACCAGATGGACCTGCTGCTCTTCCTGCTGGGCCCGTGGACGGAGGTGTCGGCGGTCGCCCGCCGCCAGGCGCGCGACGTCGAGACCGAGGACGTCTCCCTGGCCCGGGTGGACTTCGCCAACGGGGCGGTGGCCAGCGTGGTCAACAGCCTGGTCTCCCCGCGGGAGGAGAGCCGGATCCGGATCGACTTCGAACGGGCGACCGTCGAGCTGGTCCACCTGTACGGCTACGGCGACGGGAACTGGCGCGTCACCCCGGCCCCGGGGTTCGAGCAGGAGGTCACGGCCGCCTGGGAGGCGGGGGAGCACGGGACCGACAGCGGGCACCGCGCACAGATCGCCCGGGTGCTGGAGGCGCTGCGCGAGGGCACCGCCCCGCCCGTGTCCTCCGCCGAGTCGCTGCGGACGATGCGCCTGGTCGCCGGGGTCTACGCCTCCGCCTTCGAGGGGCGGCCCGTCGCCCCCGCCGACCTCGGGCCGGAGTCGCCGTTCCACGCGCGCATGGACGGCGGGGCGGTCCGGTGGTGA